Proteins encoded together in one Coffea arabica cultivar ET-39 chromosome 2c, Coffea Arabica ET-39 HiFi, whole genome shotgun sequence window:
- the LOC113727686 gene encoding uncharacterized protein, whose translation MAVADSKTATKSSFESIREWVVEHKLRTVGCLWLSGIGGSIAYNWSQPAMKTSVKIIHARLHAQALTLAALAGAAVVEYYDHKTGKTQDRYPKYLPLDTYSQKD comes from the exons ATGGCTGTTGCTGACTCTAAAACTGCCACTAAATCCTCCTTTGAATCCATCAGAGAATGGGTTGTCGAGCACAAGCTTCGTACTGTTG GGTGCTTGTGGTTGAGTGGAATTGGAGGATCCATCGCTTACAATTGGTCTCAACCGGCCATGAAAACCAGCGTCAAGATCATTCACGCTAG GTTGCATGCCCAAGCTCTGACATTGGCTGCACTGGCTGGAGCTGCCGTTGTTGAATACTATGACCACAAAACAGGGAAAACACAAGATCGatatcccaaatatcttccGCTGGATACATACTCACAAAAAGACTGA